From the genome of Geminocystis sp. M7585_C2015_104, one region includes:
- a CDS encoding DUF87 domain-containing protein, translating into MGKNQPQALGLVIQGSLSEGLEVKLHPDVSVEDMRVGKFLVVQGSRARFFCLLTDVSLGASNPRIFTHPPAHDDSFWLEVLAGSDTYGTIKITPMLMLVLTGGEGERIDFDNIPNLEDLQLLPVKTIPSHFSQVYESTERDFRCVFGWEDSPGKRNFAIGKPLDMDVPVCIDLDRFVERSNGIFGKSGTGKSFLTRLLISGIIRKDAAVNLMFDMHSEYGWEAVSEDKGASIVKGLKQLFPDRVEIYTLDVESTRRRGVPYARELYLSYDQIEIEDLRLVSKELGLSEASLDNANILASEFGKDWIVTLLNMTNDEIAEFCGERQGHHGSIMALQRKLKRLESLKYMRTSCPYNYIKEILALLDAGKNVVIEFGSQGSLLSYMLVTNMITRRIHSEYVKKAERFLHSKNPVDRPRQLVITIEEAHRFLDSRVVHQTIFGTIAREMRKYFVTLLVVDQRPSGIDNEVMSQMGTRITCLLNDEKDIDAIFTGVSGASSLRSVLAKLDSKQQALVLGHAVPMPVVVRTRPYDEQFYKEIADDHWTTKSDEEVFAAAEAARRDLGQQ; encoded by the coding sequence ATGGGAAAAAATCAGCCACAGGCGTTGGGTTTAGTTATTCAAGGTTCGTTGAGTGAAGGTTTAGAGGTAAAATTGCATCCAGATGTCTCTGTGGAGGATATGCGGGTGGGGAAGTTTTTGGTGGTGCAGGGGAGTCGCGCCCGCTTCTTTTGTCTGTTAACGGATGTATCCTTGGGGGCGTCTAATCCCCGCATTTTTACTCACCCCCCCGCCCATGATGATAGTTTTTGGTTAGAAGTTTTGGCGGGCAGTGACACCTATGGTACCATTAAAATCACCCCCATGTTAATGTTAGTCCTCACCGGAGGAGAGGGAGAAAGAATTGACTTTGATAACATACCCAATCTAGAAGATTTACAACTGTTGCCCGTCAAAACTATCCCCAGTCACTTCAGTCAGGTATATGAGTCTACAGAGAGGGATTTTCGTTGTGTTTTTGGCTGGGAGGATTCGCCCGGTAAACGCAATTTTGCTATTGGCAAACCCCTTGACATGGATGTGCCCGTTTGTATCGATTTAGACCGTTTTGTAGAGAGAAGCAACGGAATTTTCGGCAAGTCTGGCACTGGCAAGTCCTTTCTCACCCGCTTGTTGATTTCCGGTATTATTCGCAAAGATGCCGCAGTAAATCTCATGTTTGATATGCACTCAGAATATGGATGGGAAGCCGTCAGTGAAGACAAGGGAGCCTCTATTGTTAAGGGTTTGAAACAATTGTTCCCTGACAGGGTGGAAATATATACCCTAGATGTGGAATCCACCCGTCGTCGCGGGGTGCCCTATGCTCGTGAATTATATCTAAGCTACGACCAAATAGAGATTGAAGACTTGCGTCTGGTGTCAAAGGAATTAGGGTTGTCGGAGGCTAGTCTAGATAATGCCAATATCCTTGCCAGTGAATTCGGGAAAGACTGGATAGTTACCCTCCTAAATATGACCAATGATGAGATAGCCGAATTCTGTGGGGAAAGACAGGGGCACCATGGCTCAATTATGGCTTTGCAGAGGAAGTTAAAACGCCTAGAATCCCTTAAGTACATGCGCACTAGCTGTCCCTACAATTATATCAAAGAAATCCTCGCCCTGTTGGATGCCGGCAAAAATGTGGTCATTGAGTTTGGTAGCCAGGGCAGTCTTCTTTCCTATATGCTTGTAACCAATATGATCACAAGACGCATCCACAGTGAGTATGTGAAAAAGGCAGAGAGATTCCTTCATTCTAAAAACCCCGTCGACCGTCCACGACAATTAGTAATTACCATAGAAGAGGCTCATCGTTTCCTAGACTCCAGGGTAGTCCATCAAACCATCTTCGGCACTATTGCCCGAGAAATGCGTAAGTATTTTGTAACATTGCTAGTAGTAGACCAAAGACCATCAGGCATAGACAATGAGGTAATGTCGCAGATGGGCACTAGGATTACCTGTCTTTTAAACGACGAGAAGGATATAGATGCCATCTTCACTGGTGTTTCCGGCGCCAGCAGTCTTCGCTCAGTCTTGGCCAAACTGGATTCTAAACAACAAGCCCTTGTCCTCGGTCATGCTGTACCTATGCCTGTAGTTGTCCGCACTAGACCCTATGATGAACAATTTTACAAGGAAATCGCCGACGACCATTGGACAACCAAAAGCGACGAGGAAGTTTTTGCCGCCGCTGAGGCTGCCCGTCGGGATTTAGGGCAGCAGTGA
- a CDS encoding 4-hydroxy-3-methylbut-2-enyl diphosphate reductase codes for MDTKNFKRNLQKSENYYRRGFGHQEEVALTLKGEYKSSLIQKIRENGYQITRGDITIRLAQAFGFCWGVERAVAMAYETRTHFPNERIWITNEIIHNPSVNQRLREMDINFIPVEDGVKDFSVVTKGDVVILPAFGASVQEMQLLNEKGCIIVDTTCPWVAKVWNSVEKHKKKQYTSIIHGKYKHEETIATSSFAGKYLIVLNLEEAQYVCNYILNGGDKEEFLKKFRKASSPGFDPDLDLVRVGIANQTTMLKSETEAIGKLFEQTMMRKYGPANLNDHFMSFNTICDATQERQDAMNELVKEKLDLVIVIGGFNSSNTTHLQEIAMRAQVPSYHIDGASRILSANRIEHKPLHQEVQITENWLPPGKITVGITSGASTPDKVVEEVIERLFALKA; via the coding sequence ATGGATACTAAAAATTTCAAGCGTAATTTACAAAAATCGGAAAACTACTATCGCAGGGGATTCGGGCATCAGGAAGAAGTTGCCCTGACTTTAAAAGGGGAATATAAAAGCAGTCTAATCCAAAAGATTCGTGAAAATGGTTATCAAATCACCAGGGGGGATATAACTATTCGTTTGGCACAAGCCTTTGGCTTTTGTTGGGGGGTGGAAAGGGCAGTAGCTATGGCGTACGAAACCCGTACTCACTTCCCCAACGAGAGGATTTGGATTACTAATGAGATTATCCATAATCCCTCGGTAAACCAGCGTCTGAGGGAGATGGATATTAATTTTATACCCGTGGAGGATGGGGTAAAGGATTTCTCGGTGGTGACAAAGGGAGACGTAGTAATTCTACCGGCTTTTGGGGCTTCTGTCCAAGAGATGCAACTTTTAAACGAAAAGGGGTGTATCATTGTAGACACTACCTGTCCGTGGGTGGCTAAAGTCTGGAATTCTGTGGAAAAACACAAGAAAAAGCAATATACCTCTATTATCCATGGCAAATACAAACACGAGGAGACTATCGCCACTAGTTCCTTTGCAGGCAAATATCTGATAGTCTTGAATCTAGAAGAGGCGCAGTATGTGTGCAATTATATCCTCAATGGAGGTGACAAGGAGGAGTTTTTAAAAAAATTCCGAAAAGCCTCTTCCCCGGGATTTGATCCTGATTTAGACTTGGTGAGGGTGGGTATTGCCAATCAAACCACCATGTTGAAGAGTGAGACAGAGGCCATTGGCAAACTATTTGAACAAACGATGATGAGGAAATATGGCCCTGCCAATCTTAATGACCATTTTATGAGTTTTAACACCATTTGCGATGCCACCCAAGAAAGACAAGATGCCATGAATGAATTGGTGAAGGAGAAACTAGACTTGGTTATTGTCATCGGTGGCTTCAACTCTTCCAACACCACCCACCTCCAGGAAATTGCCATGAGGGCACAAGTCCCCTCCTATCATATAGATGGTGCCAGTCGTATCCTTTCTGCCAACAGAATTGAACATAAACCCCTCCACCAGGAAGTGCAAATCACAGAAAATTGGCTACCTCCCGGGAAGATTACAGTGGGAATTACCTCCGGCGCCTCCACTCCTGATAAGGTTGTAGAAGAAGTCATTGAAAGACTTTTTGCCCTTAAAGCCTAA
- the gnd gene encoding decarboxylating NADP(+)-dependent phosphogluconate dehydrogenase, whose translation MTKRSFGVIGLGVMGENLALNVESKGFPIAVYNRTAAVTEKFMATKAQGKDVKAAYCLEEFVQLLERPRKILVMVKAGAPVDEVIQQLKPLLQEGDMIIDGGNSLYQDTERRTRELEATGLGFVGMGVSGGEEGALQGPSLMPGGTYTAYQELEPILTKIAAQVDDGPCVTYVGPRGAGHYVKMVHNGIEYGDMQLIAEAYDLLKTGLGLDNQQLHEVFSQWNETEELNSFLIEITANIFAKKDDVTGGYLIDYILDSAGQKGTGRWTVINSLELGVPIPTIYAAVNARVMSAYKEERVAASRELKGMVSQFQGDVTEYINKLRDALYCAKICSYAQGMALIAKASVEFEYNINLSEIARIWKGGCIIRARFLDKIKRAFTDNPNLPNLLLAPEFKESILQRQKAWREVVALAHNLGIPIPAFSASLDYFDSYRRERLPQNLTQAQRDYFGAHTYERIDKPRGEFFHTQW comes from the coding sequence ATGACAAAAAGGAGTTTTGGGGTAATTGGGTTGGGCGTAATGGGGGAGAATCTAGCCTTAAACGTGGAAAGTAAGGGATTCCCCATTGCCGTGTATAACCGCACTGCCGCCGTAACGGAAAAATTTATGGCTACCAAGGCGCAAGGCAAGGATGTCAAAGCCGCCTACTGCCTAGAAGAATTTGTGCAATTATTGGAACGCCCTCGTAAAATACTAGTAATGGTAAAAGCGGGCGCGCCAGTAGATGAGGTTATCCAACAATTAAAACCCCTATTACAAGAAGGGGATATGATTATCGACGGGGGTAACTCTCTCTACCAGGATACCGAAAGACGCACCCGGGAATTAGAAGCCACTGGTTTGGGTTTCGTGGGGATGGGTGTAAGCGGTGGCGAAGAAGGTGCACTACAGGGCCCCTCCCTAATGCCAGGGGGCACATATACAGCATACCAGGAATTGGAACCAATCCTCACTAAAATTGCCGCCCAGGTGGATGATGGCCCTTGTGTAACCTATGTTGGTCCCCGTGGTGCAGGCCACTATGTCAAAATGGTGCATAATGGAATAGAATACGGGGATATGCAGCTGATTGCCGAGGCTTATGACTTGCTAAAAACGGGCTTAGGCTTAGATAATCAGCAATTACATGAAGTTTTCAGCCAATGGAATGAGACGGAAGAGTTAAACTCCTTTTTAATTGAAATAACGGCTAATATCTTCGCCAAAAAAGACGATGTGACAGGAGGTTATCTGATTGACTATATTCTGGATTCTGCTGGCCAAAAAGGCACAGGTCGTTGGACTGTGATAAACTCGTTAGAGTTGGGGGTGCCTATCCCTACTATATATGCGGCAGTAAACGCCAGAGTGATGTCGGCTTACAAGGAAGAAAGAGTGGCAGCCAGTAGAGAATTGAAAGGGATGGTAAGCCAATTTCAGGGGGATGTGACGGAATATATCAATAAGCTCCGAGATGCCCTATACTGTGCTAAGATATGCTCCTATGCCCAGGGGATGGCGTTGATTGCCAAGGCGTCAGTGGAGTTTGAATACAACATCAATCTATCGGAAATTGCCCGCATCTGGAAGGGGGGTTGTATCATTAGAGCCCGTTTTCTGGATAAAATTAAAAGAGCCTTCACTGACAACCCTAACCTCCCTAACCTCCTCCTGGCGCCCGAATTCAAAGAAAGCATCCTCCAACGGCAAAAGGCTTGGCGAGAGGTGGTGGCTTTGGCTCATAATCTAGGTATTCCTATTCCAGCTTTTAGTGCTTCTCTTGATTACTTCGATAGCTACAGAAGAGAACGTCTACCTCAAAATCTAACCCAGGCGCAAAGGGATTATTTTGGGGCACACACCTATGAGAGGATAGACAAACCAAGAGGAGAATTCTTCCACACCCAGTGGTAA
- a CDS encoding segregation/condensation protein A: protein MTLNSNTTFLARIQDTLTRLIELAESGKINPWEVKVIEIIDEFLTELGLFDDHNISPENLDLGLAESAKVMLFASKLVLLKAETIAIIKEDKCQEWEENTSGENQEKKSRNTAFYELQEAEKYIKRKITPLLPQRRKVTLQEFIAQLKAIQKEISEKGENIKANPDRKPKKGDNRQEALETVKKLAHEENLTELTHQISVFLNDYKQSQGRRKILFEELVRQWQKHRGDSKQDRVGVFWALLLLSSQSKVELYQPEFYHDIEITLLD from the coding sequence ATGACTCTGAATTCCAATACTACTTTTTTGGCTCGAATTCAAGACACTCTCACTCGACTCATAGAGTTAGCTGAAAGTGGAAAGATAAACCCCTGGGAAGTAAAAGTTATAGAAATCATCGATGAATTCTTGACGGAATTAGGATTATTTGATGACCATAATATCTCCCCTGAAAATCTAGACTTGGGCCTAGCAGAATCTGCTAAAGTTATGCTCTTTGCTTCAAAATTAGTCCTATTAAAAGCTGAAACTATAGCCATAATAAAGGAGGATAAATGCCAAGAATGGGAGGAAAATACCTCAGGAGAAAACCAGGAAAAAAAATCACGAAATACAGCGTTTTATGAACTACAAGAGGCAGAAAAATATATTAAAAGAAAGATAACACCTTTACTGCCCCAAAGGCGAAAGGTAACCCTACAAGAGTTTATTGCCCAACTGAAAGCCATCCAAAAGGAGATATCAGAAAAGGGAGAAAATATAAAGGCAAACCCCGACAGAAAACCGAAAAAAGGAGACAACCGTCAGGAAGCACTAGAAACAGTTAAAAAGTTGGCTCATGAGGAAAATCTAACAGAATTGACTCACCAAATAAGTGTTTTCTTGAATGATTATAAGCAGTCTCAGGGAAGAAGGAAGATTCTGTTTGAGGAATTGGTGAGACAGTGGCAAAAACATAGGGGAGACAGCAAGCAGGATAGAGTGGGGGTGTTTTGGGCATTACTGCTTCTGTCGTCTCAGTCGAAGGTGGAATTATACCAACCAGAATTCTACCATGACATTGAAATCACTCTGCTAGATTAA
- a CDS encoding inorganic diphosphatase, which produces MDLSRIPPQPKPGILNVFIEIPGGSKNKYEFDKQLNAFVLDRVLYSSVRYPYDYGFVPNTLADDGDPLDGMVMMDESTFPGCIIAARPICMLEMIDSGERDEKILCVPADDPRYSHVRSLKDIAPHRLEEIAEFFRTYKNLEKKETQILGWKDIDQVAPLVEKCIRAYKQA; this is translated from the coding sequence ATGGATTTATCGAGAATTCCCCCACAACCAAAACCCGGGATTTTAAATGTCTTCATCGAAATCCCCGGAGGTAGCAAAAATAAATATGAATTCGACAAGCAATTAAATGCCTTCGTTTTAGATAGGGTATTATATTCTTCAGTAAGATACCCTTACGATTATGGTTTCGTACCTAATACTTTAGCAGACGATGGTGACCCCTTAGATGGGATGGTGATGATGGACGAATCTACCTTCCCAGGGTGTATAATTGCTGCTCGTCCTATTTGTATGTTAGAAATGATTGATAGCGGGGAGAGGGATGAGAAAATCCTATGTGTGCCGGCGGACGATCCCCGTTATAGTCATGTAAGATCCTTAAAAGACATTGCCCCTCACCGTCTGGAAGAAATAGCCGAATTTTTCCGCACATACAAGAATCTAGAGAAGAAAGAAACTCAAATACTAGGCTGGAAAGATATTGACCAAGTGGCGCCTCTAGTGGAAAAATGTATAAGGGCCTATAAACAGGCTTAA
- a CDS encoding DUF2996 domain-containing protein, whose product MTEETKATPGAEKPAKKAKPPAVEDKPLTEFINEHFIPALKTAIAKQGITEVELEFKKAKIPVVGYESFPECWQVVGDLGGRVFSLYFLQENINGQKAFSCCLRGEKPSTLESFMIDERKATLDLMVSFTLKRLNGQKWLARN is encoded by the coding sequence ATGACAGAAGAAACAAAAGCCACACCCGGTGCAGAAAAACCAGCCAAAAAGGCTAAACCCCCCGCTGTAGAAGATAAACCCCTTACAGAATTCATTAATGAACATTTTATCCCCGCCTTGAAAACTGCTATTGCTAAACAGGGTATAACTGAAGTAGAGTTGGAATTCAAAAAGGCTAAAATACCCGTTGTCGGCTATGAATCTTTCCCGGAGTGTTGGCAAGTAGTAGGGGATTTAGGGGGACGTGTTTTTTCTCTATACTTTTTACAGGAAAATATTAATGGGCAAAAGGCTTTTTCTTGTTGCCTTAGAGGTGAAAAGCCTAGCACCTTAGAATCGTTTATGATAGATGAGCGTAAGGCTACCCTAGACTTAATGGTTTCTTTTACCTTAAAACGGTTAAACGGACAAAAATGGCTAGCTAGAAACTAA